Genomic DNA from Pseudomonadota bacterium:
AAAGATGGAAATAGAAATTAGACTTTTTGCCACATTCAGAGATTATCTTCCAGAGGGTACAAGCGGTTTTGCCTTCAAAAAGACCCTTAAAAAGGAAACAACTGTCGGTGAAGTAATAAAAGAACTTAACCTTCCGGAGGATACACCAAAAATCATTCTTATAAAGGGCAACCACGCGAAAGAAGGCTATATCCTCCAGGATGGGGATGTGGTAAGCATATTTCCGCCAATGGGTGGAGGATAAGCTTCAAT
This window encodes:
- a CDS encoding MoaD/ThiS family protein, with amino-acid sequence MEIEIRLFATFRDYLPEGTSGFAFKKTLKKETTVGEVIKELNLPEDTPKIILIKGNHAKEGYILQDGDVVSIFPPMGGG